The Verrucomicrobiota bacterium nucleotide sequence AGGGTCGCGAACCGACGGATGTGGAGCTGGAAGTGATCGCCCAAACGTGGAGCGAGCACTGCAAGCACCGGATTTTCGGAGCGCGAATCGAGCACCGCACGCCTGCGGGCAGGGAAGTCATCGACGGTCTCTTCAAGACCTTCATCAAAGACCCGACCGAGCGCATCATGGCGCAGAAGCCCGGCTTGGTGGTTTCGGCTTTCGTGGACAATGCCGGCTTCATCAGAGTCGACCAAGAGACCGCCGTCTGCCTGAAAGCGGAAACGCACAATCACCCCTCCGCCATCGAGCCCTACGCGGGTGCCAACACCGGCTTAGGTGGTGTCATTCGGGACATTCTCGGCGCGGGAAAGGGGGCCAAGCCGATTGCTTCGCTGGATGTGTTTTGCTTTGGGCAACCCGACACGCCCCCGGAGCAGATCAAGGGACAGGACGTCATTCATCCTTTGGGCGTGATGCGGGGAGTGGTGCGCGGGGTGCGCGATTACGGCAATCGCATGGGCATTCCCACCGTTTCAGGCGCCATTCAGTTCGACGACTGTTACATTTACAATCCTCTGGTTTACTGCGGGACGGCCGGGGTCATTCCGATCCGGGATATCCCCAAGGAGGTCAAGGCGGGCATGAAGGTCTTGGCGGCCGGCGGGCGGACCGGGAAAGACGGTCTGAAAGGAGCCACCTTTTCCTCGGCCTCGCTCACGACCGGTTCCCACGAGGAGGACCAGCAGGCGGTGCAGATCGGCAATCCCATTGAGGAAAAGAAGGTCGGGGATTTCATTTTAGAAGCACGCGATGAGGGCTTGATCGACTTCATCACCGATTGCGGGGCGGGAGGCTTTTCGAGCGCGGCCGGAGAGATGCTGAGCGAGTGCGGGGGGTCCATTTACCTGGAGAATTGCCCGCTCAAGGCACCGGGTCTGACCAGTTGGGAGATTTTCCTGAGCGAAAGTCAGGAGCGAATGGTCATGGCCGCCGAACCGGAAAAGGTGGCCCGTCTGCAAGAAATCGCAGATCGCTACGAGACCGAATTGAGCGTCTTAGGGGAGGCGGATGGCTCGGGCGTTCTCAAGGTGACTCACCATGGCGTGATGGTGTGTGAGCTGCGTTGTGGCGATCTCCACGATGCCCCCAGGCGGTCCTTCGTGACGGAGTGGTCCATTCCCGAGCCCACCCCGCTTTCCCTGCCTGAGGTGGGCCAGGCTGGTCCGCTCTTGCGGGAGGTGTTGGGTGATTTCAATGTCTGCTCCCGCTCGCCCATCATTCGCGAGTATGACCACGAGGTCATGGGCCATACCCTGCTCAAGCCCTTGGCTGGCGCCCAGGGGGACGCCCCGCAGGATGGCAGTGTCATCGATCTCGGCTTTCACGACAAGGCGGCTGCCATCAGTCTGGGGATTCTTCCGGAGTGGGGCAAGACCGACCCCTTTGCCATGGGGGCGGCCACCGTGGACGAGTGCGTGCGCCAGTTGGTCCTGGTGGGGGCCGATCCCGATGAAATCGGGCTGCTCGACAATTTCTGTATGGGCAATCCAGACGACCCCCGGGAACTGGGAGCCCTCGTGGAGTG carries:
- the purL gene encoding phosphoribosylformylglycinamidine synthase subunit PurL, giving the protein MPETSQASFQSLPLLDLDPDALEALSRERKLSLLREDMLVIQAYFQKEGREPTDVELEVIAQTWSEHCKHRIFGARIEHRTPAGREVIDGLFKTFIKDPTERIMAQKPGLVVSAFVDNAGFIRVDQETAVCLKAETHNHPSAIEPYAGANTGLGGVIRDILGAGKGAKPIASLDVFCFGQPDTPPEQIKGQDVIHPLGVMRGVVRGVRDYGNRMGIPTVSGAIQFDDCYIYNPLVYCGTAGVIPIRDIPKEVKAGMKVLAAGGRTGKDGLKGATFSSASLTTGSHEEDQQAVQIGNPIEEKKVGDFILEARDEGLIDFITDCGAGGFSSAAGEMLSECGGSIYLENCPLKAPGLTSWEIFLSESQERMVMAAEPEKVARLQEIADRYETELSVLGEADGSGVLKVTHHGVMVCELRCGDLHDAPRRSFVTEWSIPEPTPLSLPEVGQAGPLLREVLGDFNVCSRSPIIREYDHEVMGHTLLKPLAGAQGDAPQDGSVIDLGFHDKAAAISLGILPEWGKTDPFAMGAATVDECVRQLVLVGADPDEIGLLDNFCMGNPDDPRELGALVECVKGMSAAAVAFGAPFISGKDSFYNFFETEDGSISIPTTLLASGIGIVHHLDHILGSSLRRADSVIGILGATTGELGGSVLARRAELGVQPVPATEAGAAMASYRDFHEARRNGLFLSAHDCSEGGLVTALAEMGFSGKGGLEIDLEALPVRGEVPALARLFAETPSRILLEISPEKVPDVLAVFSDHPFALLGQARSQHADLVVTQGETPLLRESLSDLKALWKSGLKRYY